The Phragmites australis chromosome 15, lpPhrAust1.1, whole genome shotgun sequence genome window below encodes:
- the LOC133892410 gene encoding uncharacterized protein LOC133892410, which translates to MEPQQQQQEGAVSAPAAAANGSGSGELIGYVDVHVGSARDIQNICIYHKQDVYARVSLPGEGAAVASTQVVNGGGRNPVFDQSLRLGVRPGDVDAALRCEVWMLSRVKNYMQDQLLGFALVPLPEVVAADGGTLAREFPLTTSDLFQTPSGFLQLELSYIGVVPEVVPISPTPKPALADPEEEPENAGAGNGKEYEKIEFPDLNLVEENQIMVSEYTGLPCTAVEAQSSESLLTSEDGDGATTVNHDAGVRLVESFSTDNSTADSVGAFRSDTPVSSVSTTESPAAAAVPATPQSNSEPSGNAHSSAEHKEKAASEAADTEVDSSPTFQESLAVNSPGVVSENAVDKPVISVNIEQEVKVDQNQIMDMYMKSMQQFTESLAKMKLPLDMDNGSEKSGGTAAASDAASSGADSSAVKKPTAGQQEKPSPKVFYGSRAFF; encoded by the coding sequence ATggagccgcagcagcagcagcaggagggtGCGGTTTCTGCTCCGGCGGCGGCTGCGaacgggagcgggagcggggaGCTGATTGGGTACGTCGATGTGCACGTGGGGAGCGCGCGGGATATCCAGAACATCTGCATCTACCACAAGCAGGACGTGTACGCGCGGGTCTCGCTGCCGGGGGAGGGCGCGGCGGTGGCTTCCACGCAGGTCGTCAACGGCGGCGGCCGCAACCCGGTGTTCGACCAGTCGCTGCGCCTCGGCGTGCGCCCCGGGGACGTGGACGCCGCGCTCCGGTGCGAGGTGTGGATGTTGAGCCGGGTCAAGAACTACATGCAGGACCAGCTGCTTGGGTTCGCGCTCGTGCCGCTCCCGGAGGTCGTCGCCGCCGACGGCGGCACGCTCGCCCGCGAGTTCCCGCTCACCACCAGCGACCTCTTCCAAACCCCCTCGGGGTTCTTGCAACTCGAGCTCTCCTACATCGGGGTCGTGCCTGAGGTCGTGCCCATCTCGCCGACGCCGAAGCCGGCGCTGGCCGACCCGGAGGAGGAGCCGGAGAACGCCGGCGCTGGGAACGGGAAGGAGTACGAGAAGATCGAGTTCCCCGACCTGAATCTCGTGGAGGAGAACCAGATCATGGTCTCGGAATACACAGGGCTGCCGTGCACGGCCGTGGAGGCTCAGAGCTCCGAGAGCCTGCTGACCTCGGAGGACGGGGACGGCGCCACAACTGTGAACCACGACGCCGGCGTGCGCCTCGTGGAGAGCTTCTCGACGGACAACAGCACCGCCGACTCGGTGGGCGCCTTCCGGAGCGACACGCCGGTCAGCAGCGTCTCCACCACGGAGTCCCCTGCCGCGGCGGCGGTCCCGGCCACCCCTCAGTCCAACTCGGAGCCGTCCGGGAACGCCCACTCGTCAGCAGAGCACAAAGAGAAGGCGGCGTCGGAAGCCGCAGACACAGAGGTCGACTCGTCCCCCACCTTCCAGGAGAGCCTGGCGGTGAACTCCCCCGGCGTCGTGTCGGAGAACGCGGTGGACAAGCCGGTGATCAGCGTCAACATCGAgcaggaggtgaaggtggaccAGAACCAGATCATGGACATGTACATGAAGAGCATGCAGCAGTTCACGGAGTCGCTGGCCAAGATGAAGCTTCCCTTGGACATGGACAACGGCAGCGAGAAGAGCGGCGGCACCGCGGCCGCCTCCGACGCTGCTTCTAGTGGTGCCGACTCGAGCGCGGTGAAGAAACCGACGGCCGGGCAGCAGGAGAAACCGTCTCCCAAGGTGTTCTACGGCAGCCGGGCATTCTTCTAA
- the LOC133892744 gene encoding U-box domain-containing protein 4-like, with translation MATETPVCRQPGSHSRLSPRSKSGYKDPHRTRISFRSVAERLLCTDILHSNNVYVYTLVQRPTTPASPEPLIPSSLAPSPAPTLPPASARPPVMVSLAGSQMPSPSPGQSPCSSARPQRRPGHSMRTIRSALLLPDSSPGSPGGAGDAGGADSDIENLTDSVIDFHLSELAATAGPAHPAAVAKSSSAINAAATELLELSRDFSDYSSFNSDISGELERLAAAAVATPARSDAAPDTGAAVDLNDPEPMDLSVDAAPLERVEPFVLACVQALGPDAAPDARRTAAARIRLLAKHRSDIRELIGVSGAIPALVPLLRSTDPVAQESAVTALLNLSLEERNRSAITVAGAIKPLVYALRTGTAAAKQNAACALLSLSGIEENRATIGASGAIPPLVALLSAGSTRGKKDALTTLYRLCSARRNKERAVSAGAVVPLVHLIGERGSGTSEKAMVVLGSLAGIAEGRDAVVEAGGIPALVEAIEDGPAKEKEFAVVALLQLCSDCPHNRALLVREGAIPPLVALSQSGSARAKHKAETLLGYLREQRQGGGSGAGPLAATSLAR, from the exons ATGGCTACAGAGACACCTGTCTGTCGTCAACCCGGATCACATTCCCGTCTCTCTCCACGGAGCAAAAGCGGCTACAAAGATCCACACCGCACTCGCATCTCATTCCGTTCGGTTGCGGAGCGTTTGCTGTGCACGGACATACTACACAGTAACAACGTATACGTGTACACACTAGTACAGCGCCCAACCACCCCCGCCTCCCCCGAACCCCTCATCCCATCATCACTCGCTCCCTCGCCCGCCCCCACCCTCCCTCCCGCCTCCGCCCGCCCGCCCGTCATGGTCTCGCTCGCCGGCTCCCAGATGCCCTCGCCCTCGCCCGGGCAGAGCCCCTGCTCGTCGGCGCGGCCGCAGCGCCGTCCGGGCCATTCCATGCGCACCATCCGCTCAGCGCTGCTGCTGCCGGATTCCTCCCCGGGGTCCCCGGGTGGCGCCGGCGACGCGGGGGGTGCCGACTCGGACATTGAGAACCTCACCGACTCCGTCATCGACTTCCACCTCAGCGAGCTGGCGGCCACCGCGGGGCCCGCGCACCCGGCTGCCGTCGCCAAGTCGTCCTCTGCCATCAACGCGGCGGCCACGGAGCTGCTCGAGCTGTCGCGGGACTTCTCCGACTACTCGAGCTTCAACTCGGACATATCAGGGGAGCTCGAGCggctcgcggcggcggcggtggcgacgcCGGCCAGATCCGACGCCGCGCCGGATACGGGCGCCGCCGTGGATCTGAACGACCCGGAGCCGATGGATCTGTCGGTGGACGCGGCGCCGCTCGAGCGCGTGGAGCCGTTCGTGCTGGCGTGCGTGCAGGCGCTGGGCCCGGACGCCGCGCCGGACGCGcggcgcacggcggcggcgaggataCGGCTTCTGGCGAAGCACCGGTCGGACATCCGCGAGCTGATCGGCGTGTCGGGCGCCATCCCGGCCCTGGTGCCGCTGCTGCGGAGCACTGACCCCGTGGCGCAGGAGAGCGCGGTCACGGCGCTGCTCAACCTCTCGCTGGAGGAGCGGAACCGGTCAGCCATCACGGTGGCGGGGGCCATCAAGCCGCTCGTGTACGCGCTGCGGACGGGCACCGCGGCGGCCAAGCAGAACGCCGCGTGCGCGTTGCTCAGCCTCTCGGGCATCGAGGAGAACCGCGCCACCATCGGGGCCTCCGGCGCCATCCCGCCGCTCGTCGCGCTGCTCTCCGCGGGCTCCACCCGGGGCAAGAAGGACGCGCTCACCACGCTCTACCGGCTCTGCTCCGCGCGCCGTAACAAGGAGCGCGCGGTGAGCGCCGGTGCCGTCGTGCCGCTCGTGCACCTCATCGGCGAGCGCGGCAGTGGGACGTCGGAGAAGGCAATGGTGGTCCTCGGGAGCCTTGCCGGCATCGCTGAGGGCCGTGACGCTGTGGTGGAGGCTGGCGGGATCCCTGCGTTGGTTGAGGCAATCGAGGACGGCCCTGCCAAGGAGAAGGAGTTCGCCGTGGTGGCGCTGCTGCAGCTGTGCTCCGACTGCCCCCATAACCGTGCGCTTCTTGTACGAGAGGGCGCCATCCCGCCGCTTGTCGCACTATCACAGTCCGGCTCTGCCCGTGCTAAGCACAAG GCTGAGACTTTGCTTGGTTACCTGCGCGAGCAGCGGCAAGGGGGTGGCTCTGGAGCTGGTCCATTGGCAGCTACTAGCTTGGCTAGGTAA
- the LOC133892333 gene encoding heterogeneous nuclear ribonucleoprotein 1-like isoform X2 — translation MEADSGKLFVGGISWETDEERLREYFGRFGEVTEAVIMRDRNTGRARGFGFVVFSDSGVAERVTMDKHMIDGRMVEAKKAVPRDDQSIASKNNGSSIGSPGPGRTRKIFVGGLASNVTEVEFRRYFEQFGVITDVVVMYDHNTQRPRGFGFITYDSEDAVDKALHKNFHELNGKMVEVKRAVPKEQSPGPVARSPAGGQNYAMNRVHSFLNGFNQGYNPNPIGGYGMRVDGRFGLLTGARNGFSSFGPGYGMGMNIEGGMSGNFGASSGFINSSNGRQIGSYYNGSSNRLGSPIGYVGLNDDSGSVLSSMARNVWGDGSLNYTGSPTNTNSFAPPGGSGGIPGDSISWGGLTSAHGMGNISSLGPGNLGRGTGDNNFGLPSGSYGRSNSTGTIGEPFSASANAYELNNPGAYGSSSIYGDSTWRFSSSEIDMPPFGHDLGNVDADIKSEISAGYMGNYTVNNNQTSRGITS, via the exons ATGGAGGCGGACTCCGGGAAGCTCTTCGTCGGTGGCATCTCCTGGGAGACGGATGAGGAGCGCCTCCGCGAGTACTTCGGCCGCTTCGGGGAGGTCACCGAGGCCGTCATCATGCGGGACCGAAACACCGGCCGCGCCCGCGGGTTTGGCTTCGTCGTATTCTCCGACTCCGGGGTCGCGGAGCGTGTCACCATGGACAAACACATGATCGACGGCCGCATG GTGGAAGCGAAGAAAGCCGTTCCCAGGGACGACCAGAGTATTGCGAGCAAGAACAATGGCAGCAGCATAGGTTCACCCGGACCAGGACGTACTAGAAAGATCTTTGTTGGAGGTCTGGCTTCTAATGTTACCGAGGTCGAGTTCAGAAGGTATTTTGAGCAATTCGGTGTGATAACCGATGTGGTGGTGATGTACGACCACAACACGCAGAGGCCTAGGGGCTTCGGCTTCATCACCTATGATTCAGAAGACGCAGTGGATAAGGCTCTTCATAAGAACTTCCATGAGCTGAATGGTAAAATGGTTGAGGTCAAGAGGGCTGTTCCAAAGGAGCAGTCTCCTGGACCTGTTGCACGTTCACCTGCTGGAGGACAGAACTATGCTATGAACAGGGTTCATAGCTTCCTGAATGGATTCAACCAGGGTTACAACCCGAACCCCATAGGAGGTTATGGCATGAGGGTGGATGGAAGGTTTGGTCTTCTTACTGGTGCACGAAATGGGTTCTCTTCATTTGGTCCAGGCTATGGAATGGGCATGAATATTGAAGGTGGGATGAGTGGAAATTTTGGTGCAAGCTCTGGTTTCATCAATAGCTCCAATGGGCGGCAAATAGGTTCTTACTACAATGGTAGTTCAAACAGATTAGGTAGTCCTATAGGGTATGTTGGCCTTAATGATGATTCAGGATCGGTATTGAGTTCAATGGCTAGAAATGTTTGGGGTGATGGAAGTCTAAACTACACAGGTAGCCCTACAAACACGAATTCTTTTGCTCCACCTGGAGGTAGTGGCGGCATTCCTGGTGACAGTATTAGTTGGGGAGGCCTTACTTCTGCTCATGGGATGGGCAACATTTCAAGCCTTGGGCCGGGAAACCTTGGCCGTGGAACTGGAGATAATAACTTTGGTTTGCCTTCTGGCAGCTATGGGAGGAGCAATTCAACTGGTACCATTGGCGAGCCATTTTCTGCATCAGCCAATGCATATGAGTTGAACAACCCAGGTGCATATGGCAGCAGCTCTATTTATGGTGACTCAACCTGGAGGTTCTCGTCATCTGAGATTGACATGCCTCCTTTTGGTCATGATCTTGGAAATGTTGATGCAGATATCAAATCAGAAATATCAGCAGGTTATATGGGCAACTATACTGTTAATAATAATCAGACAAGCAGAG GTATCACTTCCTAG
- the LOC133892333 gene encoding heterogeneous nuclear ribonucleoprotein 1-like isoform X1 — MEADSGKLFVGGISWETDEERLREYFGRFGEVTEAVIMRDRNTGRARGFGFVVFSDSGVAERVTMDKHMIDGRMVEAKKAVPRDDQSIASKNNGSSIGSPGPGRTRKIFVGGLASNVTEVEFRRYFEQFGVITDVVVMYDHNTQRPRGFGFITYDSEDAVDKALHKNFHELNGKMVEVKRAVPKEQSPGPVARSPAGGQNYAMNRVHSFLNGFNQGYNPNPIGGYGMRVDGRFGLLTGARNGFSSFGPGYGMGMNIEGGMSGNFGASSGFINSSNGRQIGSYYNGSSNRLGSPIGYVGLNDDSGSVLSSMARNVWGDGSLNYTGSPTNTNSFAPPGGSGGIPGDSISWGGLTSAHGMGNISSLGPGNLGRGTGDNNFGLPSGSYGRSNSTGTIGEPFSASANAYELNNPGAYGSSSIYGDSTWRFSSSEIDMPPFGHDLGNVDADIKSEISAGYMGNYTVNNNQTSRGQLLSQHFAMIYT; from the exons ATGGAGGCGGACTCCGGGAAGCTCTTCGTCGGTGGCATCTCCTGGGAGACGGATGAGGAGCGCCTCCGCGAGTACTTCGGCCGCTTCGGGGAGGTCACCGAGGCCGTCATCATGCGGGACCGAAACACCGGCCGCGCCCGCGGGTTTGGCTTCGTCGTATTCTCCGACTCCGGGGTCGCGGAGCGTGTCACCATGGACAAACACATGATCGACGGCCGCATG GTGGAAGCGAAGAAAGCCGTTCCCAGGGACGACCAGAGTATTGCGAGCAAGAACAATGGCAGCAGCATAGGTTCACCCGGACCAGGACGTACTAGAAAGATCTTTGTTGGAGGTCTGGCTTCTAATGTTACCGAGGTCGAGTTCAGAAGGTATTTTGAGCAATTCGGTGTGATAACCGATGTGGTGGTGATGTACGACCACAACACGCAGAGGCCTAGGGGCTTCGGCTTCATCACCTATGATTCAGAAGACGCAGTGGATAAGGCTCTTCATAAGAACTTCCATGAGCTGAATGGTAAAATGGTTGAGGTCAAGAGGGCTGTTCCAAAGGAGCAGTCTCCTGGACCTGTTGCACGTTCACCTGCTGGAGGACAGAACTATGCTATGAACAGGGTTCATAGCTTCCTGAATGGATTCAACCAGGGTTACAACCCGAACCCCATAGGAGGTTATGGCATGAGGGTGGATGGAAGGTTTGGTCTTCTTACTGGTGCACGAAATGGGTTCTCTTCATTTGGTCCAGGCTATGGAATGGGCATGAATATTGAAGGTGGGATGAGTGGAAATTTTGGTGCAAGCTCTGGTTTCATCAATAGCTCCAATGGGCGGCAAATAGGTTCTTACTACAATGGTAGTTCAAACAGATTAGGTAGTCCTATAGGGTATGTTGGCCTTAATGATGATTCAGGATCGGTATTGAGTTCAATGGCTAGAAATGTTTGGGGTGATGGAAGTCTAAACTACACAGGTAGCCCTACAAACACGAATTCTTTTGCTCCACCTGGAGGTAGTGGCGGCATTCCTGGTGACAGTATTAGTTGGGGAGGCCTTACTTCTGCTCATGGGATGGGCAACATTTCAAGCCTTGGGCCGGGAAACCTTGGCCGTGGAACTGGAGATAATAACTTTGGTTTGCCTTCTGGCAGCTATGGGAGGAGCAATTCAACTGGTACCATTGGCGAGCCATTTTCTGCATCAGCCAATGCATATGAGTTGAACAACCCAGGTGCATATGGCAGCAGCTCTATTTATGGTGACTCAACCTGGAGGTTCTCGTCATCTGAGATTGACATGCCTCCTTTTGGTCATGATCTTGGAAATGTTGATGCAGATATCAAATCAGAAATATCAGCAGGTTATATGGGCAACTATACTGTTAATAATAATCAGACAAGCAGAGGTCAGTTGCTATCTCAACATTTTGCTATGATCTACACATAG